In a single window of the Pseudorca crassidens isolate mPseCra1 chromosome 9, mPseCra1.hap1, whole genome shotgun sequence genome:
- the APOA5 gene encoding apolipoprotein A-V isoform X1 yields MSALCAQKRAENIMASMAAVLTWALALLSVLSITQARKGFWDYFSQSSTDKGRVEQIQQQKLAREPTSLKDRLEPDVSNMNNFLEKLGPLNGQGREPPGLPHDPVGMRQQLQEELEEVRKRLEPYMAEVHERVGWNLEGLRRQLQPYTVELMEQVALRVQELQEQLRVVGEGTKAQLLGGVEEARSLLQELQDHVANHTGRVKELFHPYAERLVTGIGHHVQELHRSVAPHAAASPARLSRCVQVLSRKLTLKAKALHTRIQQNLDQLREELSAFAGAGADGAEEEAQPDPQVLSQEVRQRLQAFRHDTFLQIAAFTRAIDQETKQIQQQLAPPPPGHSAFAPEFLQGDRGKARSELQARLDDLWEDINYSLRDHSPGHLGEP; encoded by the exons ATGTCTGCTCTCTGTGCCCAGAAGCGAGCAG AGAACATCATGGCAAGTATGGCTGCAGTTCTGACCTGGGCTCTGGCCCTCCTCTCAG TGCTTTCAATCACCCAGGCACGGAAAGGCTTCTGGGACTACTTCAGCCAGAGCAGCACGGACAAAGGCAGGGTGGAGCAGATCCAGCAGCAGAAGCTGGCACGGGAGCCCAC GAGCCTGAAAGACAGACTTGAGCCAGACGTCAGCAATATGAACAACTTCCTGGAAAAGCTGGGCCCTTTGAATGGGCAGGGGAGGGAGCCTCCCGGGCTCCCACACGACCCGGTGGGCATGCGGCAGCAGCTGCAGGAGGAGCTGGAGGAAGTGAGGAAGCGTCTGGAGCCCTACATGGCCGAGGTGCACGAGCGCGTGGGCTGGAACCTGGAGGGGTTGCGGCGGCAGCTGCAGCCCTACACGGTGGAGCTGATGGAGCAGGTGGCCCTGCGCGTGCAGGAGCTGCAGGAGCAGCTGCGCGTGGTCGGAGAGGGCACCAAGGCCCAGCTGCTGGGGGGCGTGGAAGAGGCGCGGAGCCTGCTGCAGGAGCTGCAGGACCACGTGGCAAACCACACTGGCCGCGTGAAGGAGCTCTTCCACCCGTACGCGGAGCGCCTGGTGACCGGCATCGGGCACCACGTGCAGGAGCTGCACCGCAGCGTGGCGCCGCACGCGGCCGCCAGCCCGGCGCGCCTCAGCCGCTGCGTGCAGGTGCTCTCGCGCAAGCTCACGCTCAAGGCCAAGGCCCTGCACACGCGCATCCAGCAGAACCTCGACCAGCTGCGTGAAGAGCTCAGCGCCTTTGCTGGCGCCGGTGCTGACGGTGCAGAGGAAGAGGCCCAGCCGGACCCACAGGTGCTGTCTCAGGAGGTACGCCAACGACTCCAGGCTTTCCGCCACGACACCTTCCTGCAGATTGCCGCCTTCACCCGTGCCATTGACCAAGAGACCAAGCAGATCCAGCAGCAGCTGGCGCCACCTCCGCCAGGCCACAGCGCCTTCGCTCCAGAATTCCTACAAGGGGACCGAGGCAAGGCCCGGAGCGAGCTGCAGGCCCGCCTCGACGACCTGTGGGAAGACATCAACTACAGCCTTCGTGACCATAGTCCTGGCCATCTGGGGGAGCCCTGA
- the BUD13 gene encoding BUD13 homolog, whose protein sequence is MAAAPPLSKAEYLKRYLSGADAGVDGGSESGRKRRKKRPKTGGAGGKGMRIVDDDVSWTSMSTTKTEKEEEEDDGDLPVVAEFVDERPEEVKQMEAFRSSAKWKLLGGHSEDLPSHRHSRHDTPDSSPSRRVRHDTLDSSPPRRVCYDTLDSSPPRRVRHDPLDSSPPRTVCHDTPDSLRPRRVRHDTPDSSPRRVHHDTPDSSPPRRVCHDSPDPSPPRRAHHDSDPSPPRRARHDSPDPFPIRKPYHHSSGVSPRRARHDTPDPSPPRRAHHNSSDNSPRRRAHNSSPDTAQPRRTLDSVDTPQLRRTRHNSPDLASNVPHSLPRTKSSKAPESSSKTSPHRKGPGPSHLSLPKNSKYEYDSELSPPRKKQAKSRFGSKQHDSKGSSPSHRKYHTSSSPRRHQSHMLDASSYPSDSRKASDSDLSPPRHKQSSGPRDSDSDLSPPRNRPRHWNSDSDLSPPRRKQRAKSSDSDLSPPRRSQPLGKKAAHMYSGAKTGLVLTDIQRELQELERRDQETMALEAEFQYAETVFRDKSGRKRNLKLERLEQRRKAQKDSERDELYAQWGKGLAQSRQQQQNVEDAMKEMQKPLARYIDDEDLDRMLREKEREGDPMAKLIKKNKAKEDKNKKVRPRYSGPAPPPNRFNIWPGYRWDGVDRSNGFEQKRFARLASKKAVEELAYKWSVEDM, encoded by the exons ATGGCGGCAGCTCCGCCGCTCTCAAAGGCCGAATACCTGAAGCGTTATTTGTCTGGGGCAGATGCCGGCGTCGACGGGGGCTCTGAGTCCGGCCGCAAGCGTCGCAAAAAGCGGCCGAAGACTGGCGGGGCCGGCGGCAAGGG aatGCGGATTGTGGATGATGACGTGAGCTGGACATCTATGTCAACCActaaaacagaaaaggaggaagaggaagatgatgGAGATTTGCCTGTG GTGGCTGAGTTTGTGGATGAGCGGCCAGAAGAGGTAAAGCAGATGGAAGCCTTTCGTTCCAGTGCCAAATGGAAGCTTCTGGGAG GCCACAGTGAAGATCTGCCCTCACACAGACATTCCCGTCATGATACCCCGGATTCATCTCCTTCTAGGCGGGTCCGTCATGACACCCTGGATTCATCTCCTCCTAGAAGGGTCTGTTATGACACCCTGGATTCATCTCCTCCCAGGAGGGTCCGTCATGACCCCCTGGATTCATCTCCTCCTAGGACGGTCTGTCATGACACCCCGGATTCATTGCGTCCTAGGAGGGTCCGTCATGATACCCCGGATTCATCTCCTAGGAGGGTCCATCACGATACCCCGGATTCATCTCCTCCTAGGAGGGTCTGTCATGATTCCCCAGATCCATCTCCCCCCAGGAGGGCCCATCATGACTCAGACCCATCTCCCCCAAGGAGGGCCCGTCATGATTCACCAGATCcttttcccatcaggaagccttACCATCATTCTTCAGGTGTATCTCCTAGGAGGGCCCGTCATGACACACCAGATCCATCTCCACCTAGGAGAGCCCACCACAATTCCTCAGATAACTCTCCTCGCAGAAGGGCCCATAACAGCTCCCCTGACACAGCTCAGCCTAGAAGGACTCTTGACTCTGTGGACACACCACAGCTCAGGAGGACCCGTCATAATTCCCCTGACTTGGCTTCTAATGTCCCTCATTCACTGCCCAGAACCAAAAGCAGTAAAGCCCCAGAAAGTTCTAGTAAAACTTCTCCACATCGGAAGGGGCCAGGACCTTCTCATCTATCACTCCCAAAGAACAGCAAGTATGAATATGACTCGGAACTCTCTCCTCCACGGAAAAAGCAAGCAAAATCCCGTTTTGGAAGTAAGCAGCATGATTCTAAAG GCTCCTCCCCCAGCCATAGGAAATATCATACAAGCTCTTCACCCAGGAGACATCAGAGTCACATGTTGGATGCTTCTTCCTACCCAAGTGACAGTAGGAAAGCCTCTGACTCAGATCTTTCTCCTCCACGGCATAAACAAAGTTCAGGGCCCCGGGATTCTGATTCAGATCTGTCACCTCCACGGAATAGACCTAGGCACTGGAACTCTGATTCTGACCTCTCTCCACCAAGGAGGAAACAGAGGGCCAAATCATCTGATTCTGACCTGTCTCCACCTCGAAGGAGTCAGCCTCTGGGAAAGAAG GCTGCACACATGTATTCTGGGGCTAAAACTGGGTTGGTGTTAACTGACATACAGCGAGAGCTGCAGGAGCTCGAGAGACGGGACCAAGAGACCATGGCACTTGAAG CTGAATTCCAGTATGCTGAAACCGTATTTCGAGATAAGTCTGGTCGTAAGAGGAATTTGAAACTGGAACGTTTAGAGCAGAGGAGAAAAGCGCAGAAGGACTCGGAGAGAGATGAGCTGTATGCTCAGTGGGGAAAAGG GCTTGCACAGAGCCGGCAGCAGCAACAAAATGTGGAGGATGCAATGAAGGAAATGCAAAAGCCTCTGGCCCGCTATATTGATGATGAAGATCTAGATCGGAtgctgagagaaaaagaaagagagggggaCCCCATGGCCAAGCTTATCAAGAAGAATAAGGCCAAGGAGgacaagaataagaaag TGAGACCTCGCTACAGTGGCCCAGCACCTCCTCCCAACAGGTTCAATATCTGGCCTGGATATCGCTGGGATGGAGTAGACAG
- the APOA5 gene encoding apolipoprotein A-V isoform X2, which yields MASMAAVLTWALALLSVLSITQARKGFWDYFSQSSTDKGRVEQIQQQKLAREPTSLKDRLEPDVSNMNNFLEKLGPLNGQGREPPGLPHDPVGMRQQLQEELEEVRKRLEPYMAEVHERVGWNLEGLRRQLQPYTVELMEQVALRVQELQEQLRVVGEGTKAQLLGGVEEARSLLQELQDHVANHTGRVKELFHPYAERLVTGIGHHVQELHRSVAPHAAASPARLSRCVQVLSRKLTLKAKALHTRIQQNLDQLREELSAFAGAGADGAEEEAQPDPQVLSQEVRQRLQAFRHDTFLQIAAFTRAIDQETKQIQQQLAPPPPGHSAFAPEFLQGDRGKARSELQARLDDLWEDINYSLRDHSPGHLGEP from the exons ATGGCAAGTATGGCTGCAGTTCTGACCTGGGCTCTGGCCCTCCTCTCAG TGCTTTCAATCACCCAGGCACGGAAAGGCTTCTGGGACTACTTCAGCCAGAGCAGCACGGACAAAGGCAGGGTGGAGCAGATCCAGCAGCAGAAGCTGGCACGGGAGCCCAC GAGCCTGAAAGACAGACTTGAGCCAGACGTCAGCAATATGAACAACTTCCTGGAAAAGCTGGGCCCTTTGAATGGGCAGGGGAGGGAGCCTCCCGGGCTCCCACACGACCCGGTGGGCATGCGGCAGCAGCTGCAGGAGGAGCTGGAGGAAGTGAGGAAGCGTCTGGAGCCCTACATGGCCGAGGTGCACGAGCGCGTGGGCTGGAACCTGGAGGGGTTGCGGCGGCAGCTGCAGCCCTACACGGTGGAGCTGATGGAGCAGGTGGCCCTGCGCGTGCAGGAGCTGCAGGAGCAGCTGCGCGTGGTCGGAGAGGGCACCAAGGCCCAGCTGCTGGGGGGCGTGGAAGAGGCGCGGAGCCTGCTGCAGGAGCTGCAGGACCACGTGGCAAACCACACTGGCCGCGTGAAGGAGCTCTTCCACCCGTACGCGGAGCGCCTGGTGACCGGCATCGGGCACCACGTGCAGGAGCTGCACCGCAGCGTGGCGCCGCACGCGGCCGCCAGCCCGGCGCGCCTCAGCCGCTGCGTGCAGGTGCTCTCGCGCAAGCTCACGCTCAAGGCCAAGGCCCTGCACACGCGCATCCAGCAGAACCTCGACCAGCTGCGTGAAGAGCTCAGCGCCTTTGCTGGCGCCGGTGCTGACGGTGCAGAGGAAGAGGCCCAGCCGGACCCACAGGTGCTGTCTCAGGAGGTACGCCAACGACTCCAGGCTTTCCGCCACGACACCTTCCTGCAGATTGCCGCCTTCACCCGTGCCATTGACCAAGAGACCAAGCAGATCCAGCAGCAGCTGGCGCCACCTCCGCCAGGCCACAGCGCCTTCGCTCCAGAATTCCTACAAGGGGACCGAGGCAAGGCCCGGAGCGAGCTGCAGGCCCGCCTCGACGACCTGTGGGAAGACATCAACTACAGCCTTCGTGACCATAGTCCTGGCCATCTGGGGGAGCCCTGA
- the ZPR1 gene encoding zinc finger protein ZPR1, giving the protein MLASGAVDPGLPAAAAAPSPVQTRQPGTGHLFRPISADDEEQQPTEIESLCMNCYRNGMTRLLLTEIPFFREIIVSSFSCEHCGWNNTEIQSAGRIQDQGVRYTLTVRAQEDMNREVVKTDSATTRIPELDFEIPAFSQKGALTTVEGLISRAVSGLELDQPSRRANEEATAERIDEFIVKLKELKQVASPFTLIIDDPSGNSFVENPHAPRKDDALVITHYNRTLQQEEMLGLQAEEPEEKPEEEDLRNEVLQFNTNCPECNAPAQTNMKLVQIPHFKEVIIMATNCENCGHRTNEVKSGGAVEPLGTRITFYITDPSDMTRDLLKSETCSMEIPELEFELGMAVLGGKFTTLEGILKDIRELVTKNPFTLGDSSSPGRTEKLQEFRQKLNQIIEGNMKAHFVMDDPAGNSYLQNVYAPEDDPEMKVEHYNRTFDQNEELGLNDMKTEGYETGLASQR; this is encoded by the exons ATGTTGGCCAGTGGGGCTGTGGATCCTGGCCTCCCGGCGGCTGCTGCTGCCCCCTCGCCCGTCCAGACCCGACAGCCCGGGACGGGGCACTTGTTCCGGCCTATTAGCGCTGATGACGAGGAGCAGCAGCCTACCGAGATCGAATCGCTGTGCATGAACTGCTACCGTAAT GGCATGACGCGCCTCCTGCTCACCGAGATTcccttctttagagaaataatCGTGAGCTCCTTTTCCTGCGAGCACTGTGGCTGGAACAACACGGAGATCCAGTCGGCAGGCAGGATACAGGACCAGGGAGTGCGCTATACTTTGACCGTCAGGGCCCAGGAG GACATGAACAGAGAAGTAGTGAAGACTGACTCTGCCACCACAAGGATCCCAGAGCTGGATTTTGAAATTCCTGCCTTCAGCCAGAAAGGAG CTCTGACTACTGTTGAAGGATTGATCAGCCGTGCCGTCTCTGGCCTTGAGCTGGATCAGCCCTCACGAAGG GCGAATGAAGAAGCCACGGCTGAAAGAATTGATGAGTTCATTGTCAAACTGAAGGAGCTAAAGCAAGTGGCCTCTCCTTTCACCCTG ATCATTGATGATCCCTCAGGGAACAGCTTTGTGGAAAACCCACATGCTCCCCGGAAAGATGATGCCCTGGTGATCACACACTATAATCGGACTCTACAGCAGGAAGAGATGCTGGGGCTCCAG GCAGAGGAACCAGAAGAGAAACCAGAAGAGGAAGATCTCAGAAACGAA GTGCTCCAGTTCAACACCAACTGCCCGGAATGCAATGCTCCAGCCCAGACCAACATGAAGCTAGTTC AAATTCCCCACTTTAAGGAGGTTATCATCATGGCTACCAACTGCGAGAACTGCGGCCATCGGACCAATGAG GTGAAATCTGGAGGTGCAGTAGAGCCCTTGGGCACCAGGATCACCTTCTACATCACTGATCCCTCAGATATGACTCGAGACCTGCTCAAG TCCGAGACATGTAGTATGGAAATcccagagctggaatttgaactggGAATGGCTGTCCTTGGGGGCAAGTTCACCACACTGGAGGGGATACTGAAGGACATCCGGGAACTG GTGACCAAGAACCCTTTCACACTGGGCGACAGTTCCAGTCCTGGCCGGACAGAGAAACTGCAGGAGTTTAGGCAGAAGTTGAACCAG ATCATTGAGGGTAACATGAAGGCCCACTTTGTTATGGATGATCCAGCAGGAAACAGCTACTTGCAG AACGTGTACGCACCAGAAGATGATCCTGAGATGAAGGTGGAGCACTATAATCGCACATTTGACCAAAACGAGGAACTGGGGCTCAATGACATGAAGACGGAGGGCTATGAGACAGGTCTGGCTTCCCAGCGGTAG